One Urechidicola croceus genomic window, ATCAAATAAAGAAAAGTAAGCCAAACGCCAAAGCAGCAGTTTTAGGTGGAGGGCTGTTAGGTCTCGAAGCCGGGAAAGCAGTTATGGATATGGGATTAGAACCTCATGTAGTCGAATTCGCTCCTAAATTAATGCCTAGACAATTAGATTCACGTAGCAGCCAAGTATTGCAATTAAAACTAGAGTCTCTGGGTATTAATATACATTTAAGCAAAGCTACCAATCAAATTTTAGGTAATGGATCAATAACAGGAATGGAATTTGGTGAAGACGACAAACTAGATGTTGATATGCTGGTTATTTCTGCAGGAATTAGACCAAGAGATGAACTTGGCAAAACTTGCGGACTAGAAATGGGTGTTAGAGGCGGAATAATTGTCAATAATAAAATGCAAACTTCAGATGAAAACATTTATGCAATTGGTGAGGTTGCACTCTACAATCACATGATATACGGTTTAGTAGCCCCTGGATATGAAATGGCAGAAGTTGCAGTAGAACAAATCATTGGAAATGATACTTTAATGAGTACCGATATTGACATGTCAACCAAATTAAAACTAATTGGTGTTGATGTGGCAAGTTTTGGTGAACCATTTATGCCTGCTGAAAAAGGTCATTCTATCTTATTTGAAAATAAAACTAAGAGTTTATATAAAAGAATAAACGTAAGTCATGATGGTAAAAAATTATTAGGAGGAATTTTGGTTGGTGATGCTTCTGACTACAATATGCTACATCAGATTTACCTTAATGGAATGGCAATTCCAGAAAACCCTGAAGAACTTATCTTGCCTGCGCGTGAAGGAGGTGCTTCATTTGGAAGTGCGATGGACTTACCAGATACTGCTCAAATATGCTCTTGTGAAAATGTGACAAAAGGCGAAATATGTGGCTCATTAACTAATGGGTCCTGCGAATCATTGGCTGATGTTGTATCTTGTACCAAAGCAAGCACTAGTTGTGGTGGATGTAAGCCAATGGTTGTTGACCTTGTAAATGAAACTTTAAAATCATTAGGAAAAGAAGTTAAAAACACCATTTGCGAACACTTTGAATATACACGTCAAGAACTATACGGAATAATCAAAATTAAAAAAATCACCACTTTTAATGAAGCAATTGATACCTGTGGAAAAGGAGATGGTTGTGAAACTTGCAAACCTGTTGTTGCAGCAATTTTTGCTAGTTTATATATGGATACTGCTAATAAAGAAGAAGTAATCCAAGATTCTAATGATCGTTTTCTTGCAAATATCCAACGAAACGGAACATATTCGGTTGTGCCTAGAATTCCTGGAGGAGAAATAACCCCCGAAAAATTAATTGTAATCGGTGAAGTTGGAAAAAAATACAATTTATATACAAAAATTACAGGAGGTCAGCGAATTGATTTATTTGGCGCAGAATTAAATGACTTACCTGCAATATGGAAAGAGTTAATAGATGCAGGTTTTGAAAGTGGGCATGCATATGGAAAATCATTGCGAACTGTAAAAAGTTGTGTTGGTTCGACATGGTGTCGTTACGGATTAGACGAAAGCGTTAGTTTCGCCATTGAATTAGAAGATAGATACAAAGGACTTCGCTCACCACACAAATTAAAAGGAGGTGTTTCTGGCTGTATTAGAGAATGTGCCGAAGCTCGAGGAAAAGATTTTGGTGTAATTGCCGTTGAAGGTGGGTGGAACTTATATGTATGTGGCAATGGAGGAGCAACTCCGAAGCACGCTTTATTACTTGCCGAAAAAATAGATAATGAAACATGCTTAAAATATCTAGACAGGTTCTTGATGTACTATATTAGAACCGCTGCACCATTAATGAGAACAGCAGCATGGCTTGATAAACTTGAAGGCGGAATAGAACAATTGAAGAAAGTAGTAATTGATGACAGTTTAAATATTGTAGCAGAATTAGAAGAAGAAATGCAGTTCTTGGTCGACGCTTACGAATGTGAATGGAAACAAGTTATAGAAAGTGAAGAAGAAAAAAAGAGATTCAAGCACTTTGTAAATTCTGATGAATCGGATGACGACTTAGTATTTGTTCCAATGAGAGAACAAAAAATGCCAGAACCTTGGAACTATTAATAAA contains:
- the nirB gene encoding nitrite reductase large subunit NirB → MKTIIVVGNGMVGYKFCEKFVSKSGKDNFKIIVFGEEPRPAYDRVHLSEFFGNQDAKALELAPVNWYSDNKIDLITDESVTDIHRNTKTITTAKDREFKYDYLVLATGSSPFVPPIKGVEKKGVFVYRTIEDLEGMLSYADQIKKSKPNAKAAVLGGGLLGLEAGKAVMDMGLEPHVVEFAPKLMPRQLDSRSSQVLQLKLESLGINIHLSKATNQILGNGSITGMEFGEDDKLDVDMLVISAGIRPRDELGKTCGLEMGVRGGIIVNNKMQTSDENIYAIGEVALYNHMIYGLVAPGYEMAEVAVEQIIGNDTLMSTDIDMSTKLKLIGVDVASFGEPFMPAEKGHSILFENKTKSLYKRINVSHDGKKLLGGILVGDASDYNMLHQIYLNGMAIPENPEELILPAREGGASFGSAMDLPDTAQICSCENVTKGEICGSLTNGSCESLADVVSCTKASTSCGGCKPMVVDLVNETLKSLGKEVKNTICEHFEYTRQELYGIIKIKKITTFNEAIDTCGKGDGCETCKPVVAAIFASLYMDTANKEEVIQDSNDRFLANIQRNGTYSVVPRIPGGEITPEKLIVIGEVGKKYNLYTKITGGQRIDLFGAELNDLPAIWKELIDAGFESGHAYGKSLRTVKSCVGSTWCRYGLDESVSFAIELEDRYKGLRSPHKLKGGVSGCIRECAEARGKDFGVIAVEGGWNLYVCGNGGATPKHALLLAEKIDNETCLKYLDRFLMYYIRTAAPLMRTAAWLDKLEGGIEQLKKVVIDDSLNIVAELEEEMQFLVDAYECEWKQVIESEEEKKRFKHFVNSDESDDDLVFVPMREQKMPEPWNY